The Virgibacillus siamensis sequence CCAAGTATTGATGGTATTGGTTACTTCGTTTCAGAATTATATATTTATGAAGTGAAAATACAATTTCATATAATTTGTTTTTAATTGTTTTTGCGATGTCTAAACCTTTGAACACATCGTGCAGCAGTTCTTCTTCAGATAACAGTCCTCCATCATATGAGCTCTTGATATAACCTTCCAATGAAAGTAAATAAATAGTGGAGTACGCTTTTTTTAGCTTTAAAGATTGTTCATAAAGCTGTTTGGATTTTTGATATTTTTTCCTTCTTAAATTTTCGTAGGCAAAATTATGCAGCAGCTTTGCCGTTTTATCCGGGGAATTACAAAGATCACAGATTTTGAGCAGGTCTTCGTACTGTCTGGTGGTTTCATTAAAATCACGATGCTGATCGGATTCTATTTGAATAATCATAAGGTTTTCTGTGTCAATAACACCAAGGAAGTTATTGGTTTGTTTATATAGCTGTAATGCCTTTGCTGCATAATGATAGGACATTACGGGAGAGTTATTATAGTGATAAGCCGTTGCTATATCATAGTAAACCAAGGCATTGGAATAACGTTCTAAATCAATGTTTTTTAATAATTTAATCGCTTTTAAATGGTTCTCGATTGCTATGTTATAAATCCCTAATACATGGTTATATAAATTTTGTTCAAAAACAGGCAGATCTTCGGGTCCCTTGGTAAGTTTTTTAATGGCATTATGCACTTTATGTAATTCCTGATTTTTAAGGTGATGTTTGATGAAAAGCAGCTTGTAGCGCATTTCATATTCCGATAGCTTGATTAAATCATTTTTGTTCAATTCTTCGTGAATTTTCGCAGCTTCCTCCATGTTTTGTGAAATAATCATCTCATGCCATTTGTCGAGTTTTGCTTTGATATTCTTTAAACTTTTCACTTCTTCATCAATATCAATTTCCAGCCTGTTTGCCAGCAATGTGGTAATTTCAGGGGAATATTCGGTTAAACCCCGTTCAATTTTACTTATATGTGTTGTAGAACATATCCCTTCGCAGAGCTGATCTTGTGTAAGTCTTGCTTTCTTCCGGTAAAATTTGATGACTTCCCCTTCGTACATATCGAATCCCCCCATTTGATTCCAAGCCAATTACAAGCATAAATGTAACCATTTGTTGTCCATTATATCGAAATTTCCATAAATTTGGGGTTTTTAAGATAGTACTTAAGTACCGTTTTAAACATTGATCCAATTTCCCGAAATAACAGCAGATGATATGGCTGGCCTTTTGTAAGTCGATTTTTGTTTTATTTAGGACAGTTGATTTCCGCTGACAATGTCGAACTTCTCACCCGTTTATAATCTTTAAAATACTCCAAAAACCCCAATTTACAGCCTTCCAGCTTGTGCTTACTATGGAGTTAATAGTTATTTTTTATTGGAGGGAAGCGAGGTGAAATTCAAAAAATAACTAAAACCAGAAAATCACGGGAAAGGGGAAAAAGATGAGAAAAAGACGATTTACGGTATTGTCTATCGTATTATCTGTCATTTTAGTTTTGAGCACCATGATCCCGTCAACACAATTTGCAAATGCAGCGAACAATAAATCGAAAGACGCTGCAGACATTTTAAACAATCTGACAGAAAAAGAGCGTAATCAATTAAATAAACTGGAGGCAGATCCAAACTTTACAATCCAGCCGGGCATTAACATTGAAAGTACTGACCCGGTAAATGTA is a genomic window containing:
- a CDS encoding helix-turn-helix domain-containing protein — encoded protein: MYEGEVIKFYRKKARLTQDQLCEGICSTTHISKIERGLTEYSPEITTLLANRLEIDIDEEVKSLKNIKAKLDKWHEMIISQNMEEAAKIHEELNKNDLIKLSEYEMRYKLLFIKHHLKNQELHKVHNAIKKLTKGPEDLPVFEQNLYNHVLGIYNIAIENHLKAIKLLKNIDLERYSNALVYYDIATAYHYNNSPVMSYHYAAKALQLYKQTNNFLGVIDTENLMIIQIESDQHRDFNETTRQYEDLLKICDLCNSPDKTAKLLHNFAYENLRRKKYQKSKQLYEQSLKLKKAYSTIYLLSLEGYIKSSYDGGLLSEEELLHDVFKGLDIAKTIKNKLYEIVFSLHKYIILKRSNQYHQYLANKAIPYFKEHGYIALAQKYERELFNYYTGNGENDKALEVADDLVNNQNQ